TCGAACATATAACAGGGGAAATCGATTATCCCAAACTAAAGAAAAAAGAAGTTATTTCCCTGACAGAAAAGGATCTTGAGGCCTTTGAAGACATCTTTACTCAAATGAAAACCATTCTTGACAGGGATCTTCCCCCGGAAACCATTAACAGGCCCTTTTGTAAAAAATGCGCTTATTTTGAATTTTGCTATGTTTAGGAACTTCCTATGAAACAACCTTTATATTTATTCACAAACTCCACTGTAAAACGCAAGGATAATACCCTTCGCATCGAAACCAGCGAAAATAAAATCGATAGACCCATTGAAACATTAAGCGAAATTTACCTGTTCGGAGAGCACTCACTGAACACTAAACTGCTCAATTTCCTTTCCCAGAATAAAATACCGGTCCACATTTTTAACTACTACGGCTTTTATTCCGGCACCTTTTTCCCAAGGGAGGTATATTTATCCGGTCATGTGACGGTTCAGCAGGCCGCCCATTACCTTGATCCGGAAAAAAGGATCGCCATCGCCCATAAATTTATTGATGCGGCAGCATCCAATATCCTCTCCAATCTGGGATATTATAAAAACAGGGGCCGGGAGATCGAAAAACAAATTGACAGTATCAAAACCTTAAAAAAACAACTTGCCCTGGCACCGGGCCCCATGGAGCTTATGGGTTTGGAAGGCAACATCCGTGACCTTTACTACTCGGCATTCAACAGTATCATAAAACAGGATTATGATTTTAAAAAAAGAATCTACCATCCCCCGGATAATTTCATGAATGCCATCATCTCATTCGCAAATTCCCTTGTTTACACAACAGTACTGTCCGAAATCTACAGAACCCAACTGGATCCCACGATCAGTTTTCTCCATGAACCGGGCTATAGAAGGTATTCCCTGGCACTAGACCTGGCTGAAATTTTCAAACCCATATTGGCAGACCGGCTTATATTTACCATGCTTAACAAAGGGGAATTATCCGAAAAGTATGCGGACCAAAACCTGAACCATTGTTATCTCAAGGATACAGGAAGGAAAAAATTCTTGCGCAAATACGATGAACGACTGCGAAAAACAATTAAGCATAAAACCCTGAACAAACAGGTCTCCTACAAGCGCTTAATCCGTCTGGATTGTTATAAACTGGTCAAGCATATTATTGGGGAAGCCAAATACTCGGGCTTTAAAATGTGGTGGTAACATGTACATTATAGCCATATATGACATCAATACAGAAACCCGTGAAGGCCGACGGGCCCTTAGCAAGATTTTCAAACTGATGAAGAAATATCTGATCCATATCCAAAAATCGGTTTTTGAAGGAGAATTAACAAAGGCCCAGTTCCAAAAAATGAAGCTGGAGGTGATGCAAATTATTGATCCGGACTGCGATTCCGTTATATATTTTTCAAGCCGCGACAGCCGATGGCTGGATAAGGAAGTTCATGGCCTCGGTAAAGACGCCACAGACAATTTCATTTAACGAACTCGGCTCTTTGACAATTTGCAAACTTCCATTTTCCGTCGTTCTCCCGGGAAAAAAGCACTATCGCCGATCAACGGAAAAAACACCAGGCGAAATTTGAGATAACCAAGTGAAATCATAGCATTAAAAAAATGCCTTTTAATCAGACCAACGTGGAATTGAAACATATTCAGGAGGCATAGCAAGGAGTACGTCAAAGTACTTTTAATCAGACCAACGTGGAATTGAAACAGTTCAACGCCTGGCGTGTTTGGTATTTGGCCTGCAAGACTTTTAATCAGACCAACGTGGAATTGAAACTGGGATACAGCTACCAGAATTAAATATCTCTGTAATCTTTTAATCAGACCAACGTGGAATTGAAACGTGGCATAAACAAAGGATAAAATAAAATGATCGAAACTTTTAATCAGACCAACGTGGAATTGAAACACAACTGGAAAAAACAGAAACAGGCTATATCCAAACTTTTAATCAGACCAACGTGGAATTGAAACATTAAAGAGGCCCTTAGAGTTACGGATACGGAACAACTTTTAATCAGACCAACGTGGAATTGAAACAAAAACACAATCAGGTATAACTTCTGCATTAGGTGACTTTTAATCAGACCAACGTGGAATTGAAACTTGTTCAAGGTCTTGATCATATACATTTACTGTATTCTTTTAATCAGACCAACGTGGAATTGAAACTGGCTATTTTTAAAGGCACATGAGGACCTACCACATCCTTTTAATCAGACCAACGTGGAATTGAAACATGTGGTTCTGGGTCTCTTTTAAACCGCCTGCCATGCTTTTAATCAGACCAACGTGGAATTGAAACAATCACACGAGCTATGTTTGTAGGCAATATTGTAAACTTTTAATCAGACCAACGTGGAATTGAAACCGTTTTGCAGCTGGCGGTAGCGTCGGCGGCCCGACGGCTTTTAATCAGACCAACGTGGAATTGAAACCTAATAGACAGATAGAATCTATGGTTGACCATGAGGGCTTTTAATCAGACCAACGTGGAATTGAAACCTATTATATCCTATAAAATATCCTGATGTTGTGCTTCTTTTAATCAGACCAACGTGGAATTGAAACCACGATCCATCTGCAAACGTCTTCGGACATTATGTGCTTTTAATCAGACCAACGTGGAATTGAAACGCACATGACATGAACAAAGTATTTGCTACCGATAAGCTTTTAATCAGACCAACGTGGAATTGAAACTTTTTTAGGGTTTTTGCGATAATGTTTTAGTTCTTCCTTTTAATCAGACCAACGTGGAATTGAAACAGAGACGGGATACCCAGGAGGACACATGAAAAGACACTTTTAATCAGACCAACGTGGAATTGAAACACCACTGGTGTTGTTTTAACAAATTGGCTTATTGCACTTTTAATCAGACCAACGTGGAATTGAAACGTGACTGAATTTACTTCTATAAGGTCTCCGTCAGACTTTTAATCAGACCAACGTGGAATTGAAACAAATATGCAGCCGCAGAATATCCTTGCTTAGGACACTTTTAATCAGACCAACGTGGAATTGAAACGTAGCGGATATGTAGATGATCATTTCTTCTTCATCACTTTTAATCAGACCAACGTGGAATTGAAACTTTGATAGCGTTGCAACAACATTCATCTTTGTATTTCTTTTAATCAGACCAACGTGGAATTGAAACATGGTCCCATCTTTCGGAGACAGAAGCGGTTTATTAGTCAAAAAGCCTGATCGTTTATTGCAAACGCTCAGGGCTTTGGGTTTTAAAATGCAATTTTTAAGTGATTTACGCAGGCGGGGGTATGCTATATTGAAGGAATAAAATCGTTTAAAAAACGCGATCGTCCAATTTTAATGAATTCAAAGGGTCATCATCAATTCCCGATATTTTCTACTTTTGTTGACAAGACGCATTCTGTTATTTTACGATACGTAACGATTCAATGTGTTGAGCTGTTTAATGCTTGTTAAAATACGGAACCATACAAAATTTATGACTCATAAGACATTCAGCATCGGCAGTAAGGGCCTACAGTTTCAATACATTACAAGACTGGCTTTCGGCCTGTTGGCACTGCTTTTTTTTTCGTCCTGTACAGTGGAGAAACAGGTAACGGTCGTCGATAATTCTCAGGTTTGCAAATCAGAAAAAATAAAGGAAAAAAATACTGTCGCCGATACTTGGCGAATCCGCCAAACTGCTCGAATCCGCCAATTAGAACAACAAAATGTGGAGCTTACCAACAAATTGGCGGAGCAGAAACAGCTTTCAAACAAATTACAACAAACATTGCTCATCAAGCATAAAGAAACCGATGCCTGTCGGCAGGTCAACGAAAAACTGATCAAAGAACTCTCCCAAAGCAAGGCGAAACTGGCAACCCGGGGCAGTAAACTGGAAGCAGCCACCCTGATCGCCGAAGCTACGGCCATGATCAGCACGTTGGCTCAAAAACCCTTGAATACGCCGCAGAAAATTATCCGGGAAAGGGCATTAGAAAGCCTTAAAGAAAGCAAGCATGAACTGGCAGAAGGTAACTATGAAAGTGCAGCCTACTTGTCCAGAGAGGCGATGGCGCAGGCAAAAGGCATTGATATAGCCAAAGAGAACAGCACCGGCGGTCCGGACGGAAAGGAAGTCTTTTTTTCAACGCCCCTGCAGATGAAATTGTTTACAACCGGGAATCTTCGCAAAGGTCCGTCCATAAAGGAAGATGTCAAAAAAGTTCTTCAGGAAGGAAGCAGCGTTATTGCTGTGGGTCATAAACGAAATTGGGTGAAAGTCAAATTGGCAGATACTGACGAGACCGGTTGGATCCATCTGTCCCTTCTTTATTAGACCCAACACTTACAATTTTCCGATTTTCCCACCGCTCTTTTACAGGTCGTCGGCAGCATGGTAAACAACCCTGTTTCGTCCCTCATCCTTGGCACGGTAGAGTGCCATATCGGCTCGAGCGACAATGTTTTGTTCATCCCCGTCCTGTTTATGGATTCTGCCGATACCAATGGAAATGTGGACCTGGATCTCTTGCTCTTCATGAATAACTGTATGGCTTGCAACGGCTTTTCGGATACGTTCCGCCGCCTGGATGGACTCCTCCACCCCTGACTCTGCAAGGATCACAAGGAATTCCTCTCCGCCATACCGGCCGGCAGAGTCTACATTACGCAAATTTTCATTAAAGATTTCAGCCACCTGTTTTAATACGGTATCTCCAGCCTGGTGTCCGTAGGTATCGTTAACATCTTTAAAGTGATCCACATCAAGCATCAATACGGAAAATGCTGTCTTATACCGGCGGTAATACTCGTAATGATCTCTCAGGATACTCATCACCCGTTTTCTGTTATTCAAACCCGTCAAGGGATCAGTGGTCGCCAATTGTTCCAGTTCAGCCTGGCTTAGCTTCAATTTTGCAACCATTTCATTAAAAACAGTGGTTGCAAAACCAATCTCATCGTTACGGCGTACTGGAAGTAGAACGTTCAGATCACCTTCAGCCACCCTTTCAGCCCCTCTTGTCAAAGCCGACAACGGAACCATGATTTGCCGGGTCAGCAGATAAGCCACAAGACCCATAAGCACACTAAAACAACAGATAATAAGAATATTTCTATGGCGGGCATGAATCACACCGGAGAACGCCTTTTCATAATTTTCTACGATAAAAAGACCCCATTCCAGTTCTCGAAACGGAACAACCAATCCCATTAAGCGTTCACCCTTGCCGTTGACATATTCACGAAGTGTTTGCCTGTCACTGGAAGGCGATGGGTCGATTTGATTAAGAACTTTTTTGGCCCCCCTTCCGTACAGAAACTGCCGCCCTGTTTTCATGTTCACAAGGGATTGATAGGTCCAGTCACCAGAATCTCCAAATTTCACCGGATCCAATAAAGTCAGCAATCCGGTAAGCCTGACTTCAATCGCCAGCAATGTTTCATATTCATAAAGCTGATCCAAAAAAAGAGGAACCCCGATCAGGATAAGGGGCGACTTATCCCTTGCATCAATGTATGCGTTGCTCTTAAACCATTGCTGGTCTGAAATTTGTTGGATGTAGTCATCAGGAAAAGTAAACGGCCGATCTCGGCCACCGCTTTCGGAGGCAGCGATCACAGCGCCGGTCCTGGAAAGCACTAAAATCCGGACATACCCTTTAAATTGATGCTGCAATGTACTCAGATAGGTTTCAAGTATGGTGATGTTTGGGTGCTGATTTTCATCACCATTTGCCTTTTCTTCAGGCATTTTAAGATAAGCTGTAACTGCTTCCGAGACAATTGACGCGTTGGAAAACACGGTCAGATCATACACCCGTTTTTTTAGCCACAGGGAAATTTCCCGTTCCATGATCTGTGCGGAGTCGACAAACTTTTGCTTAACCTTCTCCTCCAGCGTGGTTTGCAGCATGTTCTGGAGCAAAAGTCCCATGGATAGAGACGGTATGGCCGTGACCAATATCGCAAAAACGAAGATCCGGTTCCTGATACTCAACAGATATCTGTGTTTATTTTTCCGCTTGTCCATGGATAGCTACGGAATCATACTTCAGTAAGTACTTTAACAGTCATCGACGCAACAATATCCTTGGTTTTTTCTTTATACTCTAGCATATGCGCCGATGATAAATGGGCCATTAAATCTTCTACACTTTGCCATTTTTCAATAACCGTAACTATATTTTTGTTCAATTCCTGGGGCGGGAGCTCTGTGGGCACATCAACCGTTGGGATATACTCAATACATCCTTTTTCCTTAAGAACAGCAGGCATATTGGATTTAAAAATTTCAATAAAATTGTCTAATTGACCGTCTTTAACTTGAATTGATGCAATGACGCTGATCATGGTTAAAATCCTTGTTTTTTATAAAAAAGTCTGTGTAAACAACACGGATCTTTCAACTTTTGTTGGGTGAGGCCTGGATATCGATAGACCAGGTCAGCCCATGTCTGTTAGAGAATGGTTATTTTTAAAATTTTATTTTCAGCGGTTGAAACCGCTTTTTGAAAAAGAGAATAGACTAAAAAAATCCGGATTACAACCGCCTTCATGCACCATGTTAGGCACTCGACACACGATATATAGCCTTCATGTCCGGTCATACACCATGCCTTAGATTGATTTTTTTACAGAATCATCGTTTTTAAGGGTGGACGGAATTGTTCAGGCGATCAAAATTTTCAAATATTTCATTTATGGTTGCTCTGCACCTGATCATTTCATCTGGATCAATCCCCTGCTGTGCCTCTTCTAACATTTCTTCTACAAAACCCACGAGATGGGGTTTTAATTCTTTGGCTTTGTTTGTCAGATATACAAGGTTGCTGCGTCTATCATTCTGATCAGGAATCCTGAGCACAATATTTTTTTTCTCAAGCCCATTTAAAAGGCGGGTAACGGCAGCTTTATCTTTGACGGCGGTCCGGGCAAGGGATTGCTGGGTCTGCCCGTCCCGACGGTAAAGATGGACAAGGAGGCTCCACTGCTCGTAACTGACATCAATGCCGGCGTCCTGAAATTTTTTTGACAACCGTTTTATGATCGCCCGGGATAAACGGCCTACAAGATAACCAATAGATTGGTCAATGATCTTATTGTACTCGTCCACGTATTTTTTTTATCCAAAACTAATTTATTAATTCACCACAAAGATCACGAAGGACACGAAGTTTCATACACAAATATCTTCATGAATTTCGTGCCCTTCGTGGTAAAAAGCAAAAATATACATTCAGTCGTAAAAATGAGCTCAGTCGTTAGCCCTAAAAATCAGGCATCGGCTTTTTTCCCATTAAACATCTTTTTTATATAAGAGATCCAGATTCCACTAAGAAACCATGAATACGCCCAGGTTCCAAGAGTTATGGCAACAAAGGCTTTAACAATATCCATGGGGGTGCCGTCAAGGGAAAATCCAGGAACGTAGCCAAAAAGAAGGGGGCCCAGGTACAAAAATTTGGCAAATTTAAACGCAGACAAGGCTGTACGCCACATATTTGCCTTGGCAATGGTTGCGCCTGCAAAGGCCGCAATACATACGGGCGGCGTAATATTTGAATCCTGGGACAGCCAGTAAACAATCATGTGTGCAGCAATTTGATTCACCCCAAGATGGGTCAGAGCCGGCACCGCAACAACGGCAGTAATCAAATATGCGGCAGTGACCGGAACGCCCATACCTAATACCAGGGAGGCCAGGGCCACGAGCAAGATGGTGAGCAGCAGGGAACCGCCGGCCAGCTCGATCATGATATCGGCAAACGTTAATACCAAACCGGAAAAAGTTAACACACCAATAATAATTCCGATGACACCCACAGTCGCACCGATTTTAAGGCTGTTTTCAGTACCGGATCTGGCAGCTTCTAGAAAATGGACCAATCCGGGTTTCACCTGTTCGGGTTTTTTGATGTATACAAGAACAGCTGCGGCAACACCGATCAGAAAGCCCACCCACTGGGGGATGACAAAACCGCCCGAGCCTCCCATAACACCGTTGATCAAGGACATTAAAAATATTCCGGTTACGATGAGGGCCATGGTCAAATCCATGGACGTATCCGATCTCACCCGGCTGATGAAAAGACATGTAACCAGGCCAAGTATTGCTGAAAAACCAGGAGAATACCCTGTGAGCATCAAAATGGTGATGGCAATGAGAGGAATGGTATAAAACCATTCGGTTTTAAAAATATGGCCGGCAGACTGCTCACTTTTCTCTCCGACAATATTATCTTTTTTGGCCTCATAGTGAACCATGCAGAACACACTGAAAAAATACATGAACGCAGGAAAAATGGCCACCAGCATAATTCTTGAATAGGGAACGCCGGTGAGCTCAGCCATGATAAAACCGCCGGCCCCCATGATGGGTGGCATGAACATCCCGCCAATGGAAGCTGCCGGTTCGACTCCACCGGCCACATGGGGTTTAAACCCTGCTTTTTTCATCATGGGGATGGTAAACATGCCCGTGGACACAGTATTGGCAATGGCG
Above is a window of uncultured Desulfobacter sp. DNA encoding:
- the cas1b gene encoding type I-B CRISPR-associated endonuclease Cas1b, which produces MKQPLYLFTNSTVKRKDNTLRIETSENKIDRPIETLSEIYLFGEHSLNTKLLNFLSQNKIPVHIFNYYGFYSGTFFPREVYLSGHVTVQQAAHYLDPEKRIAIAHKFIDAAASNILSNLGYYKNRGREIEKQIDSIKTLKKQLALAPGPMELMGLEGNIRDLYYSAFNSIIKQDYDFKKRIYHPPDNFMNAIISFANSLVYTTVLSEIYRTQLDPTISFLHEPGYRRYSLALDLAEIFKPILADRLIFTMLNKGELSEKYADQNLNHCYLKDTGRKKFLRKYDERLRKTIKHKTLNKQVSYKRLIRLDCYKLVKHIIGEAKYSGFKMWW
- the cas2 gene encoding CRISPR-associated endonuclease Cas2, which gives rise to MYIIAIYDINTETREGRRALSKIFKLMKKYLIHIQKSVFEGELTKAQFQKMKLEVMQIIDPDCDSVIYFSSRDSRWLDKEVHGLGKDATDNFI
- a CDS encoding SH3 domain-containing protein — its product is MTHKTFSIGSKGLQFQYITRLAFGLLALLFFSSCTVEKQVTVVDNSQVCKSEKIKEKNTVADTWRIRQTARIRQLEQQNVELTNKLAEQKQLSNKLQQTLLIKHKETDACRQVNEKLIKELSQSKAKLATRGSKLEAATLIAEATAMISTLAQKPLNTPQKIIRERALESLKESKHELAEGNYESAAYLSREAMAQAKGIDIAKENSTGGPDGKEVFFSTPLQMKLFTTGNLRKGPSIKEDVKKVLQEGSSVIAVGHKRNWVKVKLADTDETGWIHLSLLY
- a CDS encoding diguanylate cyclase; this encodes MDKRKNKHRYLLSIRNRIFVFAILVTAIPSLSMGLLLQNMLQTTLEEKVKQKFVDSAQIMEREISLWLKKRVYDLTVFSNASIVSEAVTAYLKMPEEKANGDENQHPNITILETYLSTLQHQFKGYVRILVLSRTGAVIAASESGGRDRPFTFPDDYIQQISDQQWFKSNAYIDARDKSPLILIGVPLFLDQLYEYETLLAIEVRLTGLLTLLDPVKFGDSGDWTYQSLVNMKTGRQFLYGRGAKKVLNQIDPSPSSDRQTLREYVNGKGERLMGLVVPFRELEWGLFIVENYEKAFSGVIHARHRNILIICCFSVLMGLVAYLLTRQIMVPLSALTRGAERVAEGDLNVLLPVRRNDEIGFATTVFNEMVAKLKLSQAELEQLATTDPLTGLNNRKRVMSILRDHYEYYRRYKTAFSVLMLDVDHFKDVNDTYGHQAGDTVLKQVAEIFNENLRNVDSAGRYGGEEFLVILAESGVEESIQAAERIRKAVASHTVIHEEQEIQVHISIGIGRIHKQDGDEQNIVARADMALYRAKDEGRNRVVYHAADDL
- a CDS encoding putative quinol monooxygenase, with amino-acid sequence MISVIASIQVKDGQLDNFIEIFKSNMPAVLKEKGCIEYIPTVDVPTELPPQELNKNIVTVIEKWQSVEDLMAHLSSAHMLEYKEKTKDIVASMTVKVLTEV
- a CDS encoding MarR family transcriptional regulator, whose product is MDEYNKIIDQSIGYLVGRLSRAIIKRLSKKFQDAGIDVSYEQWSLLVHLYRRDGQTQQSLARTAVKDKAAVTRLLNGLEKKNIVLRIPDQNDRRSNLVYLTNKAKELKPHLVGFVEEMLEEAQQGIDPDEMIRCRATINEIFENFDRLNNSVHP
- a CDS encoding TRAP transporter fused permease subunit, whose product is MYEKLNRLEQIIFDTLSIILVLFYSWSAIVQPMATQYHRGIYVIITYILVFLLYKSKSLVGRVIDYVLILLSIASVGYWMVLFEAINYRTGAETKIDMVFAIIGVLIGIELARRVVGNVFVIMGALMLIYGVYGYMAPDLISHAGAPFTELCISIFYKSDGVFGIMANVLATYVILFVLFGAYLEKCGAQKFFIDWPLAAVGHKVGGPAKVSVIASGLFGSISGSAIANTVSTGMFTIPMMKKAGFKPHVAGGVEPAASIGGMFMPPIMGAGGFIMAELTGVPYSRIMLVAIFPAFMYFFSVFCMVHYEAKKDNIVGEKSEQSAGHIFKTEWFYTIPLIAITILMLTGYSPGFSAILGLVTCLFISRVRSDTSMDLTMALIVTGIFLMSLINGVMGGSGGFVIPQWVGFLIGVAAAVLVYIKKPEQVKPGLVHFLEAARSGTENSLKIGATVGVIGIIIGVLTFSGLVLTFADIMIELAGGSLLLTILLVALASLVLGMGVPVTAAYLITAVVAVPALTHLGVNQIAAHMIVYWLSQDSNITPPVCIAAFAGATIAKANMWRTALSAFKFAKFLYLGPLLFGYVPGFSLDGTPMDIVKAFVAITLGTWAYSWFLSGIWISYIKKMFNGKKADA